A region of Subtercola boreus DNA encodes the following proteins:
- a CDS encoding NAD(P)/FAD-dependent oxidoreductase, with protein MSGAGSGGAGRGAAAGVVILGGGQAGIQLADSLRAEGYPGAIDVFASETHLPYQRPPLSKDFIAEGADASALPLRADRFFSELDVTFHPGVTVSSLDRSARTVTTDTGEVFAYDVLVFATGARNRRLSIEGADLAGVHYLRTLDDAQELREELASARSALVVGGGFIGLEFAAGAAARGLDVTVLEQGERIMGRVLTPPMSSHFAGLHGAERIDIRLGEGIVALQGGGGPGGGRVTAGVGAGGEVYPADIVVVGIGVLPNAELADAAGLTVTNGIVVDAFLRTSDPSIYAIGDCCSYPNAHTGTMTRLESVQNAVDQAKVLAKTLTGTPIEYVELPWFWSQQGANKLQIAGMVDVAATTFTRGDPASGKFSVFCFRGDTLLGVESVNSTADHLAARRILGNRLPLTPAQAVDPAFDLKAYSRAAVAAA; from the coding sequence GTGAGCGGGGCGGGCTCGGGCGGGGCTGGCCGTGGTGCCGCAGCGGGCGTGGTCATTCTGGGTGGCGGTCAGGCGGGCATCCAACTCGCCGACTCGCTGCGCGCCGAGGGATACCCCGGCGCAATCGACGTGTTCGCCTCGGAAACGCACCTGCCCTACCAGCGCCCGCCGCTCTCGAAGGACTTCATCGCCGAGGGAGCCGACGCGAGTGCTCTGCCGCTCCGGGCGGACAGGTTCTTCAGCGAACTCGACGTGACGTTCCACCCCGGGGTCACGGTGAGCTCGCTCGATCGATCCGCCCGTACCGTCACCACCGACACCGGCGAGGTGTTCGCCTACGACGTGCTCGTCTTCGCAACCGGTGCACGCAACCGCCGGCTCTCCATCGAGGGGGCGGACCTGGCCGGAGTGCACTACCTCCGCACGCTCGACGACGCGCAGGAGCTCCGCGAAGAGCTGGCCTCTGCCCGCAGCGCGCTCGTGGTCGGCGGCGGATTCATCGGGCTCGAGTTCGCGGCCGGAGCCGCCGCCCGCGGCCTCGACGTCACCGTTCTCGAACAGGGCGAGCGCATCATGGGCCGCGTGCTGACGCCGCCGATGTCCTCGCACTTCGCCGGGCTGCACGGGGCGGAGCGCATCGACATCCGCCTGGGCGAGGGCATCGTCGCGCTGCAGGGCGGCGGCGGGCCGGGCGGCGGGCGGGTCACCGCCGGCGTCGGCGCGGGCGGCGAGGTCTACCCGGCTGACATCGTCGTCGTCGGCATCGGCGTGCTGCCGAACGCCGAGCTCGCGGATGCCGCGGGCCTCACCGTCACGAATGGAATCGTCGTCGACGCCTTCCTCCGCACCAGCGACCCGTCCATCTACGCCATCGGCGACTGCTGCAGCTATCCCAACGCCCACACCGGCACGATGACGCGCCTGGAATCCGTGCAGAACGCGGTCGACCAGGCCAAAGTGCTGGCGAAGACCCTCACCGGCACCCCCATCGAGTACGTCGAGCTGCCGTGGTTCTGGTCGCAGCAGGGCGCCAACAAACTGCAGATCGCCGGCATGGTGGATGTCGCGGCCACCACCTTCACTCGAGGCGACCCCGCCTCCGGCAAGTTCTCGGTCTTCTGCTTCCGCGGTGACACCCTGCTCGGCGTGGAATCCGTCAACAGTACGGCCGACCACCTCGCCGCGCGGCGCATCCTCGGCAACCGCCTTCCCCTCACCCCCGCCCAGGCCGTCGACCCCGCCTTCGACCTGAAGGCCTACTCCCGCGCCGCCGTGGCGGCCGCCTGA
- a CDS encoding 2Fe-2S iron-sulfur cluster-binding protein — translation MPTITYCHPNGSRDVVDVVPGTTVMRGAVMNGIDGIVGECGGQAMCATCHVYVHSEFLDELPEPNDDEEEMLEETAAPRDEERSRLGCQLKMGSRIPAIVVDVPETQVAS, via the coding sequence ATGCCCACGATCACCTACTGCCACCCGAACGGATCGCGCGACGTCGTCGACGTGGTACCCGGCACCACCGTCATGCGCGGGGCCGTCATGAACGGTATCGACGGCATCGTGGGCGAATGCGGCGGGCAGGCCATGTGCGCCACCTGCCACGTCTACGTGCACTCCGAGTTCCTCGACGAGCTGCCGGAGCCGAACGACGACGAGGAGGAGATGCTCGAAGAGACGGCCGCGCCGCGGGACGAAGAGCGGTCGCGGCTCGGCTGCCAGCTGAAGATGGGGTCGCGCATCCCGGCGATCGTGGTCGATGTGCCCGAGACGCAGGTGGCGTCGTGA
- a CDS encoding Rieske (2Fe-2S) protein, which yields MSTETAPTTATGATDRPKRQQRFVVGRVDDFPADGRLLVEINGREIGIFKVKHEFFAMLNRCPHLGGPLAKGQIVNEITSTGPGNVSLDPSATIVTCPWHNWEFDIRSGQSYWDPHNLHARPFAIAIETGEAVAEQVDTGAVGRIKGPYKAEMIDVGVESDYIVLSLKAQPRASGAKNLGSTGSAPEAPTACAHTTTTNEK from the coding sequence GTGAGCACCGAAACAGCTCCGACCACCGCGACAGGCGCGACGGACCGACCCAAGCGCCAGCAGCGCTTCGTCGTGGGCCGCGTCGACGACTTCCCCGCCGACGGCCGGCTGCTCGTCGAGATCAACGGCCGCGAGATCGGCATCTTCAAGGTGAAGCACGAGTTCTTCGCGATGCTGAACCGCTGCCCGCACCTCGGCGGGCCGCTCGCGAAGGGCCAGATCGTGAACGAGATCACCTCGACCGGGCCCGGCAACGTCAGCCTCGACCCGAGCGCCACGATCGTCACGTGCCCCTGGCACAACTGGGAGTTCGACATCCGCTCGGGCCAGTCGTACTGGGACCCGCACAACCTGCACGCCCGCCCGTTCGCGATCGCGATCGAGACCGGTGAGGCGGTCGCTGAGCAGGTCGACACCGGCGCGGTCGGGCGCATCAAGGGGCCGTACAAGGCCGAGATGATCGACGTCGGGGTGGAGTCCGACTACATCGTGCTCTCGCTGAAGGCCCAGCCCCGGGCATCCGGCGCCAAGAATCTCGGCAGCACCGGCAGCGCCCCTGAGGCGCCGACCGCCTGCGCACACACCACCACCACCAACGAGAAATGA
- a CDS encoding GntR family transcriptional regulator: MSFPDVPRRELLGQAVASVIRDQILRGEIHQGERLALAPLSIKMNMSITPVREALLLLAQDGWVAHEAHRGFKVSPIRRQDVIDTYLMWASAEGELSARAALKRSAADVEVLRMIDQRLGEMDDHHTEAALAVNSELHGAVHRIADAPKLSWFSDAAVRLVPLRFNDSFPSVPGWAEVNRYGHTPIIDAIESGDEQRARELMHAHFMTTATLLLEQLDQISFWDEPPADA, translated from the coding sequence ATGAGCTTCCCCGACGTTCCGCGCCGCGAACTGCTGGGGCAGGCCGTCGCCTCGGTGATCCGCGACCAGATCCTCCGGGGCGAGATCCACCAGGGGGAGCGGCTCGCGCTCGCGCCGCTGTCGATCAAGATGAACATGAGCATCACGCCTGTGCGCGAGGCGCTGCTGCTCCTGGCGCAGGACGGCTGGGTGGCCCACGAAGCCCACCGCGGTTTCAAGGTCTCACCCATCCGTCGGCAGGACGTGATCGACACCTACCTGATGTGGGCCTCCGCCGAGGGTGAGCTCTCGGCGCGCGCGGCCCTCAAACGGTCGGCTGCCGATGTCGAGGTGCTCCGGATGATCGACCAGCGTCTCGGCGAGATGGACGACCACCACACGGAGGCGGCGCTCGCGGTGAACTCCGAACTCCACGGCGCGGTGCACCGGATCGCCGATGCCCCGAAGCTCAGCTGGTTCTCGGATGCCGCTGTGCGCCTCGTGCCGCTGCGCTTCAACGATTCGTTCCCGTCGGTTCCCGGCTGGGCCGAAGTCAACCGCTACGGGCACACGCCCATCATCGATGCGATCGAGTCGGGGGACGAGCAGCGCGCCCGCGAACTGATGCACGCGCACTTCATGACCACGGCCACCCTGCTGCTCGAGCAGCTCGACCAGATCTCGTTCTGGGACGAGCCCCCCGCGGACGCCTGA
- a CDS encoding amidohydrolase family protein, translating into MTTALLSGTPRTKLWTGSVIDIDVHANVPSIESLFPYMEPVWVQATEERGWHGPTGPRYSYPPGATTTARPEWRHDGEEPASKLRMLQTDLLDPWNVEKAIVNCYYGIDSLRHPDWAPALARAVNDWIIAEWLDKDPRLSASLVIPARDPLAAAAEIDRVGSHPGFVQVMLPVRSERLYGQRIFYPIYEAATRNDLVVGLQWGGTTEDAPSPTGYSSYYAEEYAAETQLYLAQLTSMVFEGTFQKFPTLRVAVMEGGFTWVPMWGWSMNKKWKGLRRETPWVDRLPFEIVRDHIRFSVAPSDLGTVEQSKRIVDWLGSDDLLMFATDYPHRHDDQLEKLLEVVPASMAPKLMSETARSWYRL; encoded by the coding sequence ATGACGACTGCACTGCTCTCCGGCACCCCCCGCACGAAGCTCTGGACCGGCTCCGTCATCGACATCGACGTGCACGCGAACGTCCCCTCGATCGAGTCGCTGTTCCCCTACATGGAGCCCGTCTGGGTGCAGGCCACCGAGGAACGCGGCTGGCACGGCCCGACCGGCCCGCGCTACTCGTACCCGCCCGGCGCGACCACGACCGCACGCCCCGAATGGCGGCACGACGGCGAGGAACCCGCCTCGAAGCTCCGGATGCTGCAGACCGACCTGCTCGACCCGTGGAACGTCGAGAAGGCCATCGTCAACTGCTACTACGGCATCGACTCGCTGCGTCACCCCGACTGGGCGCCCGCACTCGCCCGCGCCGTGAACGACTGGATCATCGCCGAGTGGCTCGACAAAGACCCCCGCCTCTCGGCCTCCCTGGTCATCCCGGCCCGGGACCCTCTCGCGGCTGCCGCCGAGATCGACCGCGTCGGCTCGCACCCGGGCTTCGTGCAGGTCATGCTGCCGGTGCGCTCTGAACGGCTCTACGGCCAGCGCATCTTCTATCCGATCTACGAGGCCGCGACCCGCAACGACCTGGTCGTCGGCCTGCAGTGGGGCGGCACCACCGAAGATGCCCCGTCGCCCACCGGCTACTCCTCCTACTACGCCGAGGAGTACGCGGCCGAGACGCAGCTCTACCTGGCGCAGCTCACGAGCATGGTGTTCGAGGGGACGTTCCAGAAGTTCCCGACGCTCCGGGTCGCCGTGATGGAAGGGGGCTTCACCTGGGTGCCGATGTGGGGCTGGAGCATGAACAAGAAGTGGAAGGGCCTCCGCCGCGAGACCCCGTGGGTGGACCGCCTGCCCTTCGAGATCGTGCGCGACCACATCCGGTTCTCTGTCGCGCCCTCCGACCTCGGCACGGTCGAGCAGTCCAAGCGCATCGTCGACTGGCTGGGGTCGGACGACCTGCTGATGTTCGCGACGGACTACCCGCACCGCCACGACGACCAGCTGGAGAAGCTGCTCGAGGTGGTGCCGGCGTCGATGGCACCGAAGCTGATGTCGGAGACCGCCCGGAGCTGGTACCGGCTGTGA
- a CDS encoding GNAT family N-acetyltransferase: MQIRDATPDDLPAILAIHNDAIENSVAIWTDEPVDLAERAGWLESHRRQGFAVLVAVEGDELLGYASLSAWHTKSGFRHTVEDSIYLHPDATGRGLGRELLGALIERARAGDYHVVVADIEAGNAASIRLHASFGFEHCGTVREVGIKFGRWLDLTTMRLPL, translated from the coding sequence ATGCAGATTCGAGACGCGACTCCGGATGATCTACCAGCCATCCTCGCGATCCACAACGACGCCATCGAGAACTCCGTCGCGATCTGGACCGACGAACCCGTCGACCTGGCGGAGCGCGCGGGGTGGCTGGAGTCGCACCGGCGGCAGGGTTTCGCGGTGCTGGTGGCCGTGGAGGGCGACGAGCTGCTGGGCTATGCCAGCCTCAGCGCGTGGCACACGAAGAGCGGTTTCCGTCACACTGTCGAGGACTCCATCTATCTCCACCCAGACGCGACCGGCCGGGGCCTCGGCCGTGAACTGCTCGGCGCACTGATCGAGCGCGCCCGCGCCGGCGACTACCACGTGGTCGTCGCAGACATCGAAGCCGGGAACGCGGCATCCATCCGCCTGCACGCCTCCTTCGGCTTCGAGCACTGCGGCACCGTGCGCGAGGTCGGCATCAAGTTCGGCCGCTGGCTCGACCTCACCACCATGCGCCTCCCCCTCTGA
- a CDS encoding phosphotriesterase family protein, translating to MTTIETVRGPVAAEDLGVTLTHEHIFTKNPEIEQQWPDPEWEGEEPMIAKAVAVFQTLKAKGIDTVVDLTVPGLGRYIPRIQKVAAATDVNIVVGTGFYTFKDLPTFFNTHGPGLMVDGPEPLTEFFIRDITEGIGDTGVKAQLIKIATDEYGITEGVGRVMSAAAAAHHETGRTISTHTHVEHFTGRDQQAFFRNAGVPLEHVLIGHCGDSTDLDYLKEIMDNGSTIGLDRFGMEQVLRDSDRIDMLVQLVEEGYEDRLTLSHDAGVFSINTPPSWRSRVAPNWHHANISDNILPAIRERGVSEASISQMMVTNAARVLTGRK from the coding sequence ATGACGACCATCGAAACTGTGCGCGGCCCCGTCGCCGCCGAAGACCTCGGCGTGACGCTCACCCACGAACACATCTTCACGAAGAACCCCGAGATCGAGCAGCAGTGGCCCGACCCGGAATGGGAGGGCGAGGAGCCGATGATCGCGAAGGCGGTCGCGGTCTTCCAGACGCTGAAGGCGAAAGGCATCGACACGGTCGTCGACCTCACGGTGCCGGGGCTCGGGCGCTACATCCCGCGCATCCAGAAGGTCGCAGCCGCCACTGACGTCAACATCGTCGTCGGAACCGGCTTCTACACGTTCAAAGACCTCCCCACGTTCTTCAACACCCATGGTCCGGGCCTGATGGTCGACGGGCCGGAACCGCTCACCGAGTTCTTCATCCGCGACATCACCGAGGGCATCGGCGACACCGGCGTGAAAGCGCAGCTGATCAAGATCGCGACCGACGAGTACGGCATCACCGAGGGCGTCGGGCGGGTGATGAGCGCGGCCGCCGCCGCGCACCACGAGACCGGACGCACGATCAGCACGCACACCCACGTCGAACACTTCACCGGGCGCGACCAGCAGGCCTTCTTCCGGAACGCCGGCGTGCCGCTCGAACACGTTCTGATCGGCCACTGCGGCGACTCGACCGACCTCGACTACCTGAAGGAGATCATGGACAACGGATCCACCATCGGGCTCGACCGCTTCGGCATGGAACAGGTGCTCCGCGACTCCGACCGCATCGACATGCTGGTGCAGCTCGTCGAGGAGGGCTACGAAGACCGTCTGACCCTGTCGCACGACGCCGGGGTGTTCAGCATCAACACCCCGCCGTCCTGGCGTTCCCGGGTCGCGCCGAACTGGCACCACGCCAACATCTCCGACAACATCCTGCCCGCGATCCGCGAACGCGGGGTCAGCGAGGCGAGCATCAGCCAGATGATGGTGACCAACGCCGCCCGCGTGCTGACGGGACGGAAGTAA
- a CDS encoding HpcH/HpaI aldolase family protein — protein MTTTNRLKEVLASGETAVGLSCMLGSAQIAEEFALAGFDYLYIDQQHGTTSADTLLTMLRAVARSSTTPLVRVAQNDPALIGQALDAGAEGVIVPMVEDAASAARAVRACRYHPDGERSWGPLRAVYGLGSDPATVNAQVLCLVMIESAKGLANVAEIVDTPGVDGVYIGPADLAVSLGGLPVGVEQSSDARQLAAIASIQDACGRAGKVAAITGNAARQSAAGFRMVTVASDVTMIRSALATARTSTPQSYGVVDPTSASHEPTKVLLT, from the coding sequence GTGACCACCACGAACCGACTGAAGGAGGTGCTGGCGTCGGGTGAGACCGCCGTCGGCCTCTCCTGCATGCTCGGCAGCGCCCAGATCGCCGAGGAGTTCGCGCTGGCCGGGTTCGACTACCTCTACATCGACCAGCAGCACGGCACGACCTCGGCCGACACTCTGCTCACCATGCTGCGGGCGGTGGCACGATCATCCACGACCCCGCTCGTGCGCGTGGCGCAGAACGACCCCGCCCTCATCGGGCAGGCCCTCGACGCGGGCGCTGAGGGAGTCATCGTGCCGATGGTCGAAGACGCGGCCTCGGCGGCACGGGCCGTGCGGGCGTGCCGCTACCATCCCGACGGCGAGCGCAGCTGGGGGCCGCTCCGGGCGGTCTACGGGCTCGGCTCCGACCCGGCCACGGTCAATGCCCAGGTTCTCTGCCTGGTCATGATCGAGTCGGCGAAGGGCCTGGCGAACGTCGCCGAGATCGTCGACACCCCGGGCGTCGACGGGGTCTACATCGGTCCGGCCGACCTCGCGGTGAGCCTCGGCGGGCTGCCGGTCGGCGTCGAGCAGTCGAGCGATGCGCGACAACTCGCGGCGATCGCCTCGATCCAGGATGCCTGTGGCCGGGCCGGCAAGGTCGCGGCGATCACCGGCAACGCCGCCCGGCAGTCGGCGGCAGGATTCCGCATGGTGACGGTCGCCAGCGACGTGACCATGATCCGGTCCGCGTTGGCGACGGCCAGAACATCCACCCCCCAGAGCTACGGCGTCGTCGACCCGACGAGCGCCTCCCACGAACCGACGAAAGTGCTCCTCACATGA
- a CDS encoding alpha-hydroxy acid oxidase: MPPFINPLATRLAARRLDAVRNATDARRVARGQLPKAIFDYVDGGAEDEITLNWNRQAFSDISLAPHGATWVPDPDLRTTVLGFDLSMPVLTAPCGGMRLVHPDGDLGIARAAFEAGTVHVATSASGYSLEEIAKTPGEQWFQAYRFSNEQAMQTLVTRAQTAGFGALVATIDTAVAGNREKDFRNGFSYNMRINLQNIARMAPRMSTRPGWVYRFMRDGMPFELPNTADLTSDGKPMELTEMTRTGKDSHSPSWDDIRWMRSHWDGPLVVKGILTVADARRAVALGADGIIVSNHGGRQLDGAPATMTVLPQIADAVGHAVEILLDSGVRRGSDVIKARALGAKAVLVGRLPSYGLAVAGQSGVSHVLEILRAEMIRTMRLMGCTTMSALDPSWLSGASAPTPTPTAAELPDLLTR; the protein is encoded by the coding sequence GTGCCCCCCTTCATCAACCCTCTTGCCACGCGGCTGGCCGCGCGGCGGCTCGACGCGGTGCGGAACGCCACGGATGCGCGCCGCGTCGCCCGCGGGCAGCTCCCGAAAGCGATCTTCGACTACGTCGACGGCGGCGCCGAAGACGAGATCACCCTGAACTGGAACCGGCAGGCATTCAGCGACATCTCGCTGGCGCCGCACGGCGCAACCTGGGTGCCCGACCCCGACCTCCGCACGACGGTTCTCGGCTTCGACCTCTCGATGCCCGTGCTCACCGCGCCCTGCGGCGGCATGCGGCTCGTTCACCCCGACGGCGACCTCGGCATCGCCCGCGCGGCCTTCGAAGCCGGAACGGTGCATGTCGCGACATCCGCTTCGGGCTACTCGCTCGAGGAGATCGCGAAGACGCCGGGCGAGCAGTGGTTCCAGGCCTACCGGTTCTCGAACGAGCAGGCGATGCAGACCCTCGTCACCCGGGCCCAGACAGCCGGTTTCGGCGCGCTCGTCGCGACGATCGACACGGCGGTCGCGGGCAACCGGGAGAAGGACTTCCGCAACGGGTTCAGCTACAACATGCGCATCAACCTGCAGAACATCGCCCGGATGGCCCCGCGGATGAGCACCCGGCCCGGCTGGGTCTACCGCTTCATGCGCGACGGCATGCCGTTCGAGCTGCCGAACACTGCCGACCTCACGAGCGACGGCAAGCCGATGGAGCTCACCGAGATGACCCGCACCGGCAAGGACTCGCACTCCCCCTCGTGGGACGACATCCGCTGGATGCGTTCCCACTGGGACGGCCCGCTGGTCGTCAAGGGGATTCTTACGGTGGCGGATGCCCGGCGGGCCGTTGCTCTCGGCGCCGACGGCATCATCGTGTCGAACCACGGCGGGCGCCAGCTCGACGGAGCCCCCGCCACGATGACGGTGCTCCCCCAGATCGCGGACGCAGTCGGACACGCTGTCGAGATCCTCCTCGACAGCGGTGTGCGCCGCGGCAGCGACGTGATCAAGGCCCGCGCGCTCGGGGCGAAAGCCGTGCTCGTCGGGCGGCTGCCGTCGTACGGCCTCGCGGTCGCCGGGCAGTCCGGCGTCTCGCACGTGCTCGAGATCCTCCGCGCGGAGATGATCCGCACGATGCGGCTGATGGGCTGCACCACTATGTCGGCCCTCGATCCGTCGTGGCTCAGCGGGGCATCCGCGCCGACCCCGACCCCCACCGCCGCCGAACTGCCCGACCTCCTCACCAGATAG
- a CDS encoding ATP-dependent Clp protease ATP-binding subunit, translating to MPNTPDFTADNQNEGNSFDEFLARYLQGERQAQAGRSIDISRLMSRRTHEVLAEAGRFALEHGHSELDALHILRVIASQNPAADAISRVGASPSAIVDAAEQRLPQTTGRIETAPVLTQSAQRALFHAYQVARASGSTYIDPEHVFFALVISQDSPAGQVLAAAGVTPDALQAGMREGVGQPADGGATAPDAGGAEATSETPMLDQYGTDLTQLARDGRLDPVIGRADEIEQTIEILSRRTKNNPVLIGEAGVGKTAIVEGLAQAIVDGGVPEALREKRVVSLDLPAMLAGTRYRGDFEERLTKTMDEIASHRDEVIVFIDELHTVVGAGGAGEGGMDAGNILKPRLARGDLHLVGATTLKEYRGIEKDAALERRFQPVQVPEPSVEDAVLILSGLRGAYEEHHGVTYTDEAIRASVELSARYVTDRFLPDKAIDLIDQAGARLRLRLGKRVDASALLAHLAELEGSKNAAVAAEHYEEASRLRDEIEGVHAELAALGSRAKGSAGAAASWDVPELASEADAADAAAVVDEKEIAAVISRATGIPASRLTEVDRVRLAALEEELHERVIGQDDAVTVVAKAVRRNRTGMGDQNRPVGSFLFLGPTGVGKTELAKTLAGSLFGDEKSMLRFDMSEFGERHTVSRLVGAPPGYVGYDEAGQLTERVRRNPYSVILFDEIEKAHPDVFNLLLQVLDDGRLTDGQGRTVDFRNTVIIMTSNLGSEFLASRGGAIGFVADPTAGGGFGSDKALRDRVMGKLREAMRPEFLNRIDEIVLFRKLEQPQLRSIVQLLLGATRARLASRSIIVTVTDAAVDLIAEHGYEPEYGARPLRRVIQREVDDQIADLLVTGALSDGGAVTVDAVAGSLVATAAHAAAAAPLAA from the coding sequence ATGCCTAACACCCCAGACTTCACCGCAGACAACCAGAACGAGGGCAACTCGTTCGACGAGTTCCTGGCGCGCTACCTGCAGGGCGAACGCCAGGCGCAGGCCGGCCGCTCCATCGACATCAGCAGGCTGATGAGCCGCCGCACCCACGAAGTGCTCGCCGAGGCGGGCCGTTTCGCGCTCGAACACGGTCACAGTGAGCTGGATGCCCTGCACATCCTCCGCGTGATCGCGAGCCAGAACCCCGCAGCCGACGCCATCTCGCGCGTGGGAGCTTCGCCGTCGGCGATCGTCGACGCCGCTGAGCAGCGACTGCCGCAGACGACCGGTCGCATCGAGACCGCTCCCGTGCTGACGCAGTCGGCCCAGCGGGCGCTCTTCCACGCATACCAGGTGGCCCGGGCATCCGGCAGCACCTACATCGACCCCGAGCACGTCTTCTTCGCGCTCGTGATCAGCCAGGATTCACCCGCGGGCCAGGTTCTCGCAGCCGCGGGTGTGACGCCTGACGCGCTGCAGGCCGGGATGCGGGAGGGTGTCGGCCAGCCTGCCGACGGCGGAGCAACTGCTCCCGACGCAGGCGGTGCTGAAGCGACATCCGAGACCCCGATGCTCGACCAGTACGGCACCGATCTCACGCAGCTCGCCCGCGACGGCCGGCTCGACCCTGTGATCGGGCGTGCCGACGAGATCGAGCAGACCATCGAGATCCTGTCGCGACGCACCAAGAACAACCCCGTGCTGATCGGCGAGGCCGGCGTCGGCAAGACCGCGATCGTCGAAGGCCTCGCCCAGGCGATCGTGGACGGCGGCGTGCCCGAGGCCCTGCGCGAGAAGCGCGTCGTCTCGCTCGACCTGCCCGCGATGCTCGCCGGTACGCGCTACCGCGGCGACTTCGAGGAACGCCTCACGAAGACGATGGACGAGATCGCGTCGCACCGGGACGAGGTCATCGTGTTCATCGACGAGCTCCACACCGTGGTCGGCGCCGGTGGCGCGGGCGAAGGCGGTATGGATGCCGGCAACATCCTGAAGCCGCGGCTGGCACGCGGAGACCTGCACCTGGTGGGTGCGACCACGCTCAAGGAGTACCGCGGCATCGAGAAGGATGCCGCGCTGGAGCGCCGGTTCCAGCCTGTGCAGGTACCCGAGCCCTCCGTGGAGGACGCGGTGCTGATCCTGTCCGGGCTCCGCGGTGCGTACGAGGAGCACCACGGCGTCACCTACACCGATGAGGCGATCAGGGCATCCGTCGAGCTGTCGGCTCGTTATGTGACCGACCGGTTCCTGCCCGACAAGGCGATCGACCTGATCGACCAGGCCGGCGCGCGGCTGCGGCTCCGCCTCGGCAAGCGGGTGGATGCTTCGGCTCTGCTCGCGCACCTGGCCGAGCTCGAGGGGTCGAAGAACGCGGCCGTCGCCGCCGAGCACTACGAGGAGGCGTCACGGTTGCGTGACGAGATCGAGGGTGTGCACGCAGAGCTCGCGGCCCTCGGATCGCGTGCGAAGGGCTCCGCGGGCGCTGCCGCGTCGTGGGACGTTCCGGAGCTGGCTTCCGAGGCTGACGCCGCGGATGCCGCGGCCGTCGTCGACGAGAAGGAGATCGCTGCCGTGATCTCACGGGCCACGGGCATCCCCGCCTCCCGGCTCACCGAGGTCGATCGCGTGCGGCTCGCAGCCCTCGAAGAGGAGTTGCACGAGCGCGTGATCGGCCAGGACGACGCAGTGACTGTTGTCGCCAAGGCCGTGCGGCGCAATCGGACGGGAATGGGTGACCAGAACCGTCCGGTCGGCAGTTTCCTGTTCCTCGGCCCGACCGGCGTCGGCAAGACCGAACTCGCGAAGACCCTTGCGGGGTCGCTGTTCGGCGACGAGAAGTCGATGCTGCGCTTTGACATGAGCGAGTTCGGCGAGCGGCACACCGTGTCGCGGCTCGTCGGTGCCCCTCCCGGGTACGTCGGCTACGACGAGGCCGGCCAGCTCACGGAGCGCGTGCGCCGGAACCCCTACTCGGTCATCCTGTTCGACGAGATCGAGAAGGCGCACCCCGATGTGTTCAACCTGTTGCTGCAGGTGCTCGACGACGGGCGCCTGACCGACGGGCAGGGACGCACGGTCGACTTCCGCAACACGGTCATCATCATGACGTCGAACCTCGGTTCGGAGTTCCTGGCGAGCCGGGGCGGCGCGATCGGCTTCGTCGCCGACCCGACCGCCGGTGGCGGGTTCGGCAGTGACAAGGCGCTGCGGGATCGGGTCATGGGCAAGCTCCGTGAGGCGATGCGGCCCGAGTTCCTGAACCGGATCGACGAGATCGTGCTGTTCAGGAAGCTCGAGCAGCCGCAGTTGCGTTCGATCGTGCAGCTGCTGCTCGGCGCGACGCGTGCGCGGTTGGCATCGCGTTCGATCATCGTGACGGTGACGGATGCTGCGGTCGACCTGATTGCGGAACACGGCTACGAGCCCGAGTACGGTGCGCGGCCGCTCCGGCGGGTCATCCAGCGCGAGGTCGACGACCAGATCGCGGACCTGCTGGTGACGGGCGCGCTGTCCGACGGCGGCGCGGTGACGGTGGATGCTGTCGCCGGGTCGCTCGTCGCGACGGCTGCCCACGCCGCAGCGGCCGCCCCGCTGGCGGCCTGA